In a single window of the Amycolatopsis sp. cg5 genome:
- a CDS encoding DUF5926 family protein has translation MGKGGRKKGPKTTDRKPKVRDVFVGQPFEGLAAEPELIALREFVPSATAKLTLAGSDKKVTLGTVLPMAAAAFVRSDGEAFIGMQVQTRSSDISRDLGRALKWVLDAKPGDVLAVPDTLSEPGEGERLQDLLVTEAELDVELHQDFAWWLPEDADASGEVALSLERANSAIMPTERLGTGSYWVLAGEKAHLRWVRPESENLLLQALARLSAAGEIGLGEGSRYAGSFRAHGLLVPVWDLDTEAHAREWADGAAQLGTRLEGALKSLDTEPLNATERRSRDGLIGRQLTLR, from the coding sequence GTGGGCAAGGGCGGGCGCAAGAAGGGTCCCAAGACGACGGACCGCAAGCCGAAGGTGCGCGACGTTTTCGTCGGCCAGCCCTTCGAGGGGCTCGCCGCGGAGCCGGAGCTCATCGCGCTGCGTGAGTTCGTGCCGTCCGCGACGGCGAAGCTGACGCTCGCCGGCAGCGACAAGAAGGTCACGCTCGGCACCGTGCTGCCGATGGCCGCTGCCGCGTTCGTGCGTTCCGACGGTGAGGCGTTCATCGGGATGCAGGTGCAGACCCGGTCCTCTGACATCTCGCGTGACCTCGGGCGCGCGCTCAAGTGGGTGCTCGACGCCAAGCCGGGTGACGTGCTGGCCGTGCCGGACACGCTGAGCGAGCCCGGTGAGGGCGAGCGGCTGCAGGATCTGCTGGTCACCGAGGCCGAGCTCGACGTCGAGCTGCACCAGGACTTCGCGTGGTGGCTGCCGGAGGACGCCGACGCAAGCGGTGAGGTCGCGCTGTCGCTGGAGCGTGCCAACTCGGCCATCATGCCGACCGAGCGGCTCGGCACCGGCTCGTACTGGGTGCTCGCCGGCGAGAAGGCGCACCTGCGCTGGGTCCGCCCCGAGTCCGAGAACCTGCTGCTGCAAGCGCTTGCGCGGTTGTCGGCCGCCGGGGAGATCGGGCTCGGCGAAGGCTCGCGCTACGCGGGCTCGTTCCGTGCGCACGGGCTGCTCGTGCCGGTGTGGGACCTCGACACCGAGGCGCACGCCCGCGAGTGGGCCGACGGTGCCGCGCAGCTCGGCACCCGGCTGGAAGGCGCGCTGAAGTCGCTCGACACCGAGCCGCTGAACGCCACCGAGCGCCGCTCGCGTGACGGGCTCATCGGCCGCCAGCTCACCCTGCGGTGA
- a CDS encoding arginine deiminase: MDSEVGPLRAVLLHRPGNELKRLTPRNNDQLLFDSIPWVDRAQEEHDAFAEVLRGRGVEVVLLADALRTALEDPRAHAAGVHAAVDDRRLGNDLGDSLRSHLSGVDAPALAEALMAGMTFEELPSSEGASLVRKMIHPHDFAVDPLPNLLFTRDSSAWIGDRVAISSLTMPARRRETALLDLVYAYHPRFRHAARAYGAHSAPIEGGDVMLLSPGVLAIGVGERTTAAGAESLARSVFADDIAHTVLAVPIEQSRATMHLDTVCTMVDRDAVVMYPLSRDSLTAFTMRPNGEGSVKVDGPKPFLSAAAEAMGIDKLRVIDTGLDPVTAEREQWDDGNNTLALAPGVVVGYERNVETNERLLAAGIEVLPIAGSELGSGRGGPRCMSCPVQRDPL; encoded by the coding sequence GTGGACAGCGAAGTCGGACCGCTCCGCGCGGTTCTGCTCCACCGGCCGGGAAACGAGCTCAAGAGGCTCACCCCGCGCAACAACGACCAGCTCCTGTTCGACTCGATCCCGTGGGTGGACCGCGCGCAGGAGGAGCACGACGCGTTCGCCGAGGTGCTACGCGGGCGCGGCGTCGAAGTGGTGCTGCTCGCCGACGCGCTGCGGACCGCGCTGGAGGACCCGCGCGCGCACGCGGCCGGGGTGCACGCCGCCGTCGACGACCGCAGGCTCGGCAACGACCTCGGCGACTCGCTGCGCTCGCATCTGTCCGGAGTGGACGCGCCGGCGCTGGCCGAGGCGCTCATGGCGGGCATGACGTTCGAGGAGCTGCCGAGCTCCGAGGGCGCGTCGCTGGTGCGGAAGATGATCCACCCGCACGACTTCGCGGTCGACCCGCTGCCGAACCTGCTCTTCACTCGCGATTCGTCGGCGTGGATCGGCGACCGCGTCGCCATCTCGTCGCTGACGATGCCCGCCAGGCGCCGCGAGACCGCATTGCTCGACCTCGTCTACGCGTATCACCCGCGCTTCCGGCACGCGGCGCGCGCGTACGGCGCGCACTCGGCGCCGATCGAGGGCGGTGACGTCATGCTCCTGTCGCCGGGCGTGCTCGCCATCGGCGTCGGTGAGCGCACCACGGCCGCCGGCGCGGAGTCGCTCGCCAGGTCCGTCTTCGCCGACGACATCGCGCACACCGTGCTCGCCGTGCCGATCGAGCAGTCACGCGCGACCATGCACCTGGACACCGTGTGCACGATGGTCGACCGCGACGCCGTGGTGATGTACCCGCTCTCGCGTGACTCGCTGACCGCGTTCACCATGCGCCCGAACGGCGAGGGCTCGGTCAAGGTCGACGGCCCGAAGCCGTTCCTGAGCGCGGCGGCCGAGGCGATGGGCATCGACAAGCTGCGCGTGATCGACACCGGGCTCGACCCGGTGACCGCCGAGCGTGAGCAGTGGGACGACGGCAACAACACGCTGGCGCTGGCGCCGGGTGTGGTCGTCGGCTACGAGCGCAACGTGGAGACCAACGAACGCCTGCTCGCCGCCGGTATCGAGGTGCTGCCGATCGCGGGCTCGGAGCTCGGCTCCGGCCGTGGCGGACCGCGGTGCATGTCCTGCCCGGTCCAGCGCGACCCGCTGTAA
- a CDS encoding DM13 domain-containing protein produces the protein MRVLLRKKSTKLVLAAAVVALVAGLWVFEPWRAFTHSNLDEALPVAAPVVASSQPVETPMELASGAFVSQEHETKGTARVLDVGGSRVLRLEGLSSSDGPDLHVWLTDATAGGSWGKYDDGRVVKLGALKATDGNQNYPIPADADLAGLRSVVIWCDRFNVAFGSAPLTL, from the coding sequence ATGCGTGTCCTGTTGCGGAAAAAGAGCACCAAACTCGTGCTGGCGGCCGCGGTGGTGGCGCTCGTGGCGGGACTCTGGGTGTTCGAACCGTGGCGTGCGTTCACACACAGCAACCTCGACGAGGCGCTGCCGGTCGCGGCACCCGTCGTCGCCAGTTCCCAGCCGGTGGAAACGCCGATGGAGCTGGCTTCAGGAGCGTTCGTCAGTCAGGAGCACGAGACGAAGGGGACCGCGCGCGTGCTCGACGTCGGCGGCTCGCGCGTGCTGCGGCTGGAGGGCTTGTCCTCGTCGGACGGACCTGACCTGCACGTTTGGCTGACCGATGCGACGGCGGGCGGCTCGTGGGGCAAATACGACGACGGCCGGGTCGTGAAGCTGGGCGCGCTCAAGGCCACCGACGGGAACCAGAACTACCCGATCCCGGCGGACGCGGACCTGGCCGGGCTGCGCAGCGTGGTCATCTGGTGCGACCGGTTCAACGTCGCGTTCGGTTCCGCGCCGCTGACGCTCTAG
- a CDS encoding DUF952 domain-containing protein, with amino-acid sequence MILHICTAAEWAAVPEGGGYRAASLDEVGFIHCSDFGTLHLPANALFAGQSDLVVLEIDAAKLGVPLRWEPGVPEQPDGVWFPHVYGEIPQVAVLAVHDFPADGDGRFRLPVTLARR; translated from the coding sequence GTGATCCTGCACATCTGCACCGCCGCCGAATGGGCGGCGGTGCCCGAGGGCGGCGGTTATCGAGCGGCGTCGCTCGATGAGGTCGGATTCATCCATTGCTCTGATTTCGGCACCTTGCATCTGCCTGCCAACGCGCTTTTCGCCGGGCAGAGTGACCTGGTCGTGCTGGAAATCGACGCCGCGAAACTCGGTGTCCCGCTACGGTGGGAGCCGGGGGTTCCGGAGCAGCCGGACGGCGTCTGGTTCCCGCACGTCTATGGGGAGATTCCGCAGGTCGCGGTACTCGCGGTGCATGATTTCCCGGCGGACGGCGACGGCCGGTTCCGCCTTCCGGTAACACTTGCGCGGCGCTGA
- a CDS encoding SigE family RNA polymerase sigma factor has translation MTGERVPELVDFSSFVETSLPGLLRYGYALTGNPHDAADLVQTVLEKIGSRWTHVQRKTGDPLAYVRRSMANAHVSRWRRTRRENLVAELPDTQPFAPADPFEHEPLWQALRALPPRQRAVMVLRYYEGLSEAEIAATLGVTQGTVKSQASKAIASLRTKLALPEIHEGREAS, from the coding sequence ATGACCGGTGAGAGAGTGCCGGAGCTGGTCGACTTCAGCTCCTTCGTCGAGACCTCCTTGCCCGGACTGCTCCGCTACGGCTACGCGCTCACCGGCAACCCGCACGACGCCGCCGACCTGGTGCAGACCGTGCTCGAGAAGATCGGCTCACGCTGGACGCACGTCCAGCGCAAGACCGGCGATCCGCTCGCCTACGTCCGCCGGTCCATGGCGAACGCGCACGTCAGCCGCTGGCGCCGGACCCGGCGTGAGAACCTGGTGGCCGAGCTGCCGGACACTCAGCCGTTCGCGCCCGCCGACCCGTTCGAGCACGAGCCACTGTGGCAAGCGCTACGTGCGCTACCGCCGCGGCAACGAGCGGTCATGGTCCTGCGTTATTACGAAGGACTGTCCGAGGCGGAGATCGCGGCCACGCTCGGCGTCACGCAAGGCACGGTGAAGAGTCAAGCGAGCAAGGCCATCGCTTCGCTGCGTACGAAGCTGGCACTGCCGGAGATCCACGAAGGGAGGGAGGCAAGTTGA
- a CDS encoding ferritin, which translates to MALLKKEPRSKFYELLQAQVHNEFNASQQYIALAVWFDAEDLPQLAKHFYRQSVEERNHAMALVQYMLDTDHHVEIPSTGDVRNDFSDVTELLQLALEQEKEVASDIKQIAKAARAEEDYMGEQFTQWFLKEQVEEIAAMNTLVTIAKRAGGNLFEIEAHLHRETVGDGGGDAAMPPVAGGAL; encoded by the coding sequence ATGGCCCTCCTCAAGAAAGAACCGCGCTCGAAGTTCTACGAACTGCTGCAGGCGCAGGTGCACAACGAGTTCAACGCCTCCCAGCAGTACATCGCGCTGGCGGTCTGGTTCGACGCCGAGGACCTGCCCCAGCTCGCCAAGCACTTCTACCGGCAGTCGGTCGAAGAGCGGAACCACGCGATGGCGCTCGTGCAGTACATGCTCGACACCGATCACCACGTGGAAATCCCGTCGACCGGCGACGTCCGCAACGACTTCTCCGACGTGACCGAACTGCTCCAGCTCGCACTCGAGCAGGAAAAGGAAGTCGCCTCCGACATCAAGCAGATCGCCAAGGCCGCGCGTGCCGAAGAGGACTACATGGGCGAGCAGTTCACCCAGTGGTTCCTCAAGGAGCAGGTCGAGGAAATCGCCGCGATGAACACACTGGTGACCATCGCCAAGCGCGCGGGCGGGAACCTCTTCGAGATCGAGGCGCACCTGCACCGCGAGACCGTCGGTGACGGTGGCGGCGACGCCGCCATGCCGCCGGTCGCGGGTGGCGCGCTGTAA